The following coding sequences lie in one uncultured Mailhella sp. genomic window:
- a CDS encoding ABC transporter ATP-binding protein, with product MTTSSSPLLEVQHLSVGFTSEGSTLTAVRDVTLEVRPHEFFSLVGESGSGKSVTVMTAMGLLDANGYVEQGCIRYDGQMLLDNKTPRRRWRRPGDMAMIFQYPIVSLNPVRTIGLQLRDVLETLPERPASAKEARDAARELLEKVRIRDPERCLDAYPFELSGGMCQRVLIAMSLARRPRLLFADEPTTGLDALTQDTILKLLRDMMDETGMSILFITHDLGLAVQYSDRIGVIRHGELLETGLPGDLLSHPSHPYTKRLFASTPSLMTSLDDIRRLGPVEADS from the coding sequence ATGACTACCTCATCTTCTCCGCTGCTTGAAGTGCAGCACCTCAGCGTAGGCTTCACCTCGGAAGGAAGCACGCTCACCGCCGTGCGCGACGTGACCCTGGAAGTCCGCCCCCACGAGTTCTTCTCCCTCGTAGGGGAATCGGGCTCCGGCAAGTCCGTGACCGTGATGACCGCCATGGGCCTGCTCGACGCCAACGGCTACGTGGAACAGGGCTGCATACGCTACGACGGCCAGATGCTGCTCGACAACAAGACGCCGCGCCGCCGCTGGCGTCGCCCCGGCGACATGGCCATGATCTTCCAGTACCCCATCGTATCCCTGAACCCCGTGCGCACCATCGGCCTGCAGCTTCGCGACGTGCTGGAAACGCTGCCCGAACGCCCCGCCTCCGCCAAAGAAGCCCGCGACGCCGCCCGGGAACTTCTCGAAAAGGTGCGCATCCGCGACCCGGAACGCTGCCTCGACGCCTATCCCTTCGAGCTTTCCGGTGGCATGTGTCAGCGCGTGCTCATCGCCATGTCACTGGCGCGGCGTCCGCGCCTGCTCTTTGCCGACGAGCCCACCACCGGCCTCGACGCCCTCACGCAGGACACCATTCTCAAGCTCCTGCGCGACATGATGGACGAAACCGGCATGTCCATACTGTTCATCACCCACGATCTCGGCCTGGCCGTGCAGTACAGCGACCGCATAGGCGTCATACGGCACGGCGAACTGCTGGAAACGGGACTGCCCGGCGATCTGCTGAGCCACCCCTCCCATCCCTACACGAAACGGCTCTTCGCCTCCACGCCGAGCCTCATGACCAGCCTCGACGACATCCGCCGTCTGGG
- a CDS encoding ABC transporter permease has translation MSSFTRHVFFCLRSNVFSCLAVGGLVVLAALTVAGPSLAPYDAFQCVDDAIMLPPSLAHLCGTDQVGRDVFSRILTACRLDMSIALSAVGLSLVAGTLIGAFAGYYGRLFDSLVSRLVDTIMAFPLFVLAMAIVASLGNSVANIVYATAIINLPFYIRVARAEVSVRRNSQFVEAALISGNSGPRIIFRHLLPNIIPTIMVQASLNLGWAILNAAGLSFIGLGVRPPDAEWGIMVAEGAQYIVSGEWWIALFPGIALMLTVLCFNFLGDALRDIFDPRRRA, from the coding sequence ATGAGCTCCTTCACCCGTCATGTCTTCTTCTGCCTGAGGAGCAACGTGTTCTCCTGCCTTGCCGTGGGCGGTCTCGTGGTGCTCGCGGCGCTCACGGTGGCCGGGCCGTCCCTCGCCCCCTACGACGCCTTCCAGTGCGTGGACGACGCCATCATGCTTCCCCCCTCCCTGGCGCATCTTTGCGGCACCGATCAGGTGGGACGCGACGTGTTCAGCCGCATTCTCACGGCCTGCCGTCTCGACATGTCCATAGCCCTGAGCGCCGTCGGGCTCTCCCTTGTGGCGGGCACGCTCATCGGCGCCTTCGCCGGCTACTACGGCAGGCTCTTCGACAGTCTCGTGAGCCGCCTCGTGGACACCATCATGGCCTTTCCGCTCTTCGTGCTGGCCATGGCCATCGTGGCCTCGCTGGGCAACTCCGTGGCCAACATCGTCTATGCCACGGCCATCATCAACCTGCCCTTCTACATCCGCGTGGCCAGAGCCGAAGTGAGCGTGCGCCGCAACAGCCAGTTCGTGGAAGCCGCCCTCATCAGCGGCAACAGCGGCCCGCGCATCATTTTCCGCCACCTGCTGCCCAACATCATTCCCACCATCATGGTGCAGGCCTCGCTGAACCTCGGCTGGGCCATCCTGAACGCCGCCGGTCTGTCCTTCATCGGCCTCGGCGTCCGTCCGCCGGACGCCGAATGGGGCATCATGGTCGCCGAAGGCGCGCAGTACATCGTGTCCGGCGAATGGTGGATAGCCCTCTTTCCCGGCATCGCCCTCATGCTCACCGTGCTCTGCTTCAACTTTCTCGGCGACGCGCTCCGAGACATCTTCGATCCGAGGAGGCGTGCGTAA
- a CDS encoding ABC transporter permease, with the protein MLRFILRRILAAIPNLAGVLIITFLLARALPGDPATYLAGPSASLDAIEQIRQNLGLDKPLIEQFILYVSDMCRGDWGTSWATGLPVTEEIFTRLPASLELTFAGLFFAVAVALPMGILSATRPGSLIDHICRIISTLGVSLPTFFTGLLLVFVFYYLLGWAPAPMGRLPLTAIEPDAVTGFFLIDTLLAGDFETFRAAVMQITLPALTLGIFALAPLARMTRAAMLQVLSADFIRTARASNLPRWKIIFVYALRNAANPLFTTLGMVFSFTLGANVLVEKVFSWPGIGSFALEALLTSDYAAVQGFVLTMGILYVFVNLITDLLQVLNDPRIRMNI; encoded by the coding sequence ATGCTTCGCTTCATCCTGCGCCGTATTCTCGCGGCCATACCCAACCTTGCGGGCGTGCTCATCATCACTTTTCTGCTGGCCCGCGCGCTTCCCGGCGATCCGGCCACGTATCTGGCCGGACCTTCGGCCAGTCTCGACGCCATCGAGCAGATCCGGCAGAATCTCGGTCTCGACAAGCCTCTCATCGAACAGTTCATTCTGTACGTTTCCGACATGTGCCGCGGAGACTGGGGCACGTCCTGGGCCACCGGCCTGCCCGTGACGGAAGAAATCTTCACCCGTCTGCCCGCCTCGCTGGAGCTCACCTTCGCCGGTCTGTTCTTCGCCGTGGCCGTGGCCCTGCCCATGGGCATTCTTTCCGCCACGCGCCCCGGCTCCCTTATCGACCACATCTGCCGCATCATCAGCACGCTCGGCGTTTCTCTGCCTACCTTCTTCACCGGGCTCCTGCTCGTGTTCGTTTTCTACTACCTGCTGGGATGGGCTCCGGCCCCCATGGGACGACTGCCGCTCACGGCCATCGAACCCGACGCCGTGACGGGCTTCTTCCTCATCGACACCCTCCTCGCCGGCGACTTTGAAACCTTCCGCGCGGCCGTGATGCAGATCACCCTTCCGGCGCTCACCCTCGGCATCTTCGCCCTCGCGCCGCTCGCCCGCATGACCCGCGCCGCCATGCTCCAGGTGCTCTCCGCGGACTTCATCCGCACGGCCCGGGCCTCCAATCTGCCCCGCTGGAAAATCATCTTCGTGTACGCGCTGCGCAATGCGGCCAATCCGCTGTTCACCACGCTCGGCATGGTGTTCTCCTTCACGCTCGGCGCCAACGTGCTGGTGGAAAAGGTCTTTTCCTGGCCCGGCATCGGCTCCTTCGCCCTTGAGGCGCTGCTCACCTCCGACTACGCCGCCGTGCAGGGCTTCGTGCTGACCATGGGCATTCTCTACGTGTTCGTGAACCTGATCACCGACCTGCTCCAGGTGCTGAACGATCCCCGCATAAGGATGAACATATGA